The Sphingopyxis macrogoltabida genome contains a region encoding:
- a CDS encoding site-specific integrase codes for MLKLHDELITELSNSLTTQNYNPVVVANHRLYARAFLDYLAECDIQVETVTPQQVDQYFGYAVQDFEIQYGRPPSARWHMLPRTAIAKLLRLAQGNWPPDAEMIGPDDEHRHEICREYEAWLREERGLASASIAALMWEARNFLRWQFDRAGAASLETLSIVDIDLYMDMRAPGLRRKSLADVAERLRSVVRHLHRTGCIPTDLTPHIIGPMLYAYEDVPSTLERSQIAAVLATTQEDRSPRGLRDYAILQLLATYGLREGEICRLRLDDVDWRAESLRICHTKTNAYSYMPLMVTVGEALLDYLRLGRPQVEVREIFVRSCAPYIAMTNLYGMIRGRLAAAGVVPAGKRGPHVFRHARAVEMLRASVPQKIIGDVLGHRSTESTNTYLKLATDDLRAVALEVPGMEVLS; via the coding sequence ATGTTGAAGTTGCATGACGAGTTGATCACCGAACTCTCGAATTCGCTCACCACACAGAATTACAATCCCGTGGTCGTGGCGAACCACCGTCTCTACGCCCGCGCGTTTCTCGATTATCTGGCCGAGTGCGATATACAGGTCGAGACTGTGACGCCGCAGCAGGTCGATCAGTATTTTGGCTATGCGGTTCAGGATTTTGAGATCCAGTACGGTCGGCCTCCCAGTGCGCGTTGGCACATGTTGCCCCGCACCGCGATCGCCAAGCTCCTCCGGCTTGCTCAAGGCAATTGGCCCCCGGACGCAGAAATGATCGGTCCCGATGACGAGCATCGACATGAAATTTGCCGCGAATACGAGGCATGGCTGCGCGAGGAGCGCGGTTTGGCAAGCGCGTCCATTGCGGCGCTGATGTGGGAGGCGCGAAACTTCCTGCGATGGCAGTTCGACCGGGCCGGTGCCGCCAGCCTCGAAACGTTGAGCATCGTGGACATCGATCTCTACATGGACATGCGCGCGCCTGGTTTACGGCGCAAATCATTGGCCGATGTCGCTGAGCGTCTCCGTTCGGTGGTTCGCCATCTGCATCGGACGGGTTGCATCCCGACCGATCTGACGCCACACATCATCGGCCCCATGCTCTATGCCTACGAAGATGTGCCGTCGACGCTGGAAAGGAGCCAAATCGCCGCGGTTCTGGCGACAACGCAGGAGGACAGATCGCCACGCGGACTACGCGATTATGCGATACTTCAGCTGCTTGCCACGTATGGGCTGCGCGAAGGTGAGATATGCCGCCTTCGGCTCGATGACGTGGACTGGCGCGCAGAATCCCTCCGGATCTGCCACACCAAGACCAACGCGTACTCGTACATGCCGCTAATGGTGACTGTTGGTGAAGCGCTGCTGGATTATCTGCGCCTTGGGCGGCCCCAGGTTGAAGTGCGGGAAATCTTCGTCCGATCCTGCGCACCCTATATCGCAATGACGAACCTGTACGGCATGATCCGCGGTCGGTTGGCCGCCGCAGGCGTAGTGCCAGCAGGAAAGCGGGGGCCGCATGTCTTCCGCCACGCACGTGCGGTCGAAATGCTGCGGGCATCGGTCCCGCAAAAGATCATCGGCGACGTGCTCGGGCATCGATCCACCGAATCCACCAATACTTATCTCAAACTGGCAACAGATGATCTCCGAGCCGTGGCACTCGAGGTGCCTGGAATGGAGGTGCTGTCATGA